In the genome of Fibrobacter succinogenes, the window CCCACAAACGCTAGTCGACCGGAACAAATATTTTAAATTAATTGGCGAACCATTGATTGATTTCAAAGAATTTTAAGACATGACTGAACCCGAAAGAATTGTCGCTAAAGGAATCGTTCCGCCCTCGTTTTTGCAAGAAGAAACGATATGCGATTTTTTTGTGGATTCCTCCCGCAAAAAGGTATGGGCCATCGAACTCGATATCTTGATTGAATTCGACCGCATATGCAAAAAGCACGGCCTGAAATATTTCTTGATGTGCGGGACGCTCCTCGGTGCCATTCGTCACAAGGGATTCATCCCGTGGGACGACGATATCGATGTCGCCATGCCTCGCGACGATTTCAACAAGCTGAACACGCTGCAAGATGAATTCAAACATCCGTTTTTCTTGCAGACGCCGCTCACCGACAAAGAATTCGCAGGTTCGCACACTTGTATCCGCAACACGAATACGAGCGCTATCAGCCCTATCATCCGGTTCCAAAAGATGAACCACGGGCTTTTCATCGACGTTTTCGCGCTGGACCATTTTGTACCGGAAGGAGCCGAAGAGCGCTTTGCCGAAATAAACCTGCTGAACATCGAGAACGGAACGTTCATGCGGCTAACCAACCCGGAGCTGAACGAGAAAAACCGCGAGCGCGTAAAAAACTACCACAGGGACCATATCGCGGACTACAAGAGAATCCATGAAATCGCGAGTATGTTCAACGACCGCGAAACAGAAAAACTGGCCATCCTGACATGGACGGCAGAACCGCTAGAACAAAACGTGTGGGACGCAAAGGACTTTGACGAATCGGTGGATGTTGAATTCGAAGGGTATCGTTTCCCGGCACCTGCAGGATATCGCAACATTCTCACACAGTTGTTCGGGAACTACATGGAATTCCCGCCCGTAGAAAAAAGAGGAGCCCAACACAGTCAATACGTGCTGGACCCCGATACGCCCTATGCGGAATTCCTGCGCACCTTCAAGATGGGCTAGCAGGATCCGCTACAGCAATTACTTTTTCGGTGCAAACGGCTCGATGATGTTCTTGATGATAAAGTCGGCCGTCTTCTCGATATCCTCAAACGCAACGCGCTTTGGCAAATCAACGTTAAACGCCTTCTTTACCTTCGCGACGAGTTCGTCGGTATAGACGAGCGTGCCGTTTTCCACATTCTCAATGCCATCGCAGTAAATGGACTTGCGATTCGCCGCACGCATGTCTTCCATGCTGAAGAGCGAAGTATCAAACGAGACCTCGGCCTTCGCGCCATCGATGAGCACCGGATAGCCACCAATTTCGCCATCGACACCGGGCGCATGTACCTTGGTCACCGTCTTTTCGCGGAGAGCGGTCAAGATGGAATCGATGATGTTGAAATTGCTCGAAGCGTTCATCATGTTGCGCTTCTGATCCACCGGCATCGGGATGGAGCAGGCTGCCAGCACTTCGGCCTGATCGAAAGGTAAATCTTTGCCATCCTTCTTGAAGTTCAGGAGAAGTGTCTGGCCTTCGGCGTGGCCTTCCTTGGAAATCACCACGTCGTGGAAATGGCTTACCGCAAGCGTCACGTCGATATCGTTCAGGTTGTCGATGTTGTACTTTTCGGCCATGAAGAACTTCATGCGCGGAATGAGGTGGTTCAAGTTGCCACTACCGAAATCGAAGTATGTCTTGCCGGCGGACTTGAGCCAAGGAATCACCGCATCGGAATACGAGGTATTGATGGTCACCGCATTGGAGCCCGCCTTCTCGTAAGCGGCCATGATGTTCTTCGCATAACGGATGGAGAGCGGAGACCAGATGCCGTAAGCGCGCAGGTTGCTCCACGAGATGCTCCCGTACTTGAGGCCCGAATACACGCGGCTGCTGTTCACAATAAAGTCGGGGTTTGCCTTCTTGATTGTCGCGGCGATGCTGTCAACATCGTTCAAATCGCAGTCACCGAGAATTTCAATCTGGCTGCGCAGTTCGCGACGGATTGTCGCCGCCGTGCGAACGATATTCACGTCCATCTGCATCTTGGCTGCATTGCGGCCCGCAACCACAATTTTCAGCTGCGGGTCACGGAGGCTTACCAGAAAGTCGAGCAGAAACGTACCGACGCTCCCGAGCCCGATAATCATGATGGTAATCGTCTCATTCTTTTCGACCTTGGACTTGAGCAAGGCAATTTTCTTGTTCAGGATTTCCATATCTTACTCCATAAGTTCACGGACAATGTTGTAGTCCGCAACAGTGTTACAGTTATACCAGGTATCAAACGTGACCACGTCATATTCTTCACGGGTAAGCTTGTTGAAATACGCCTGAATAATTTCGAGGTTTGTTCCTTGAAGTTGCTTTTCGGTCAAGGAAGCGACGGCCTCGTGCAGTTTTTCTGCCGACTGGAACTTCCACATCTGCGCAGAATTGAATACTGCGAGGAACGGCTCCGGAATCGTGAGCGAAGAATGGTTCGTGTCGTACAAGTAATGCGGACGGCCATCCGTCGATACGTAAAGCGCTACGGCCTTGTTCGAATAGATTGGTTCGCGATTGATCGTGAGCACGCTCTTTTCGCTGTCATAGACCTTCTTGAAATTTTCTTTCAAGAAGAACAGATCACCTTCGACAAAGGTGACATCGCCCGGTTCTTTCACGGCCTCAATGCCCTTGTACAAACTATAACCCGAGCCATAGTCCTTGAAATGCTCGTTATAGACAAGTTTAATCTTGTCGCCATAGGCCTGGAGGTTTTCCTTCACATATTCTTCGAGAGCGGAATAGAGATAGCCGCCCACGATGATGTACTTGTCGTATTCGCCGCAATTTTTCAAAAGCTGCGGCAGAAGCGCGAACTTCGGGGAGTCCTTGTAATAGAGGCACTTCAGGGTTTCCTTTTCAGTGTCCCTGTTAAAGCGGGTCGCCGTCCCGGCAACAGTAATAATCAGGTATTTCATCTTTCAATACTCTTTACGCACATTTCAAGGCCTTCTTCCAGCGTAACGACCGGTTTCCAGTGGGTACGCGTACGGATTTTATCTGTATTGAGCAAGCGACGTTCCGGGTCGGACTTGCGGTAACCTTCAAACTTGATTTTCACGTCGTCCATGCCCATCTTCTTCGCGATAAGCTTCACGAGATCGACAATGGAAATTTCCTCTTCGGTCGCGACGTTATAGACAGTACCGTCAAGAGCCTCGGGCGATTCTATCAATTCCATCACAGCGCGGCAGCTGTCGATATTGTGGAGGAATGTACGCTTGTTGACCTTCGAATTCTCGAGCAACGTGACTTCGGGCTTTTCGAGGAGGTTATTGATGATGTGCGGGATAATGTGGTCAGCAAAACGTTCATGCTTGCTGTATACGTTCGCAAAGCGGATGGAGCAACCCTTGATCTTGCCCTTGTCCACGGCATCCTTCATGAAGAATTCCGTAAGGAGCTTGCCGACGGCGTAACTCGTGCGCTGGCTGTGCTCTGCCGTTGCCATGACCAAGAAGTCCGATTCGCGGACGCCGCCGTTAGCGTTCCACGACTGCATGGAATACACTTCAGAGGTCGAGCAGTTGATGTAAGTATCTGCACCAAGTTCAATGGCCATTTCGAGGAAAGTCTTCATCGAGATGACGTTTGTCTGGAACGTGTGTTCCACTTCGTAGAAATGCTTGGTGTGGACCACTGCTGCGCAGTTGATAAATATCAGGCGGCCGGAATACGACCCCTTGAGGCTCTTCACCTTGTCGGCGACAGCGGCCATGTGTTCGGCATTGTTGATGTCGTATTCAAAAAAGATAAAGTCATCGCGACCGACCAAGTCCTTCACCGTGTCGATGGAACTTGCAAAGAAGTTGTCGAAACCGACCACGATGTTGTCGTCCTTCAACAACTGGTGCGAAAGTTCGCTGCCGGTCATGCCGGTAGCACCACTTATGACATACAGATTTTTCTTCATGTTAAGCCTCTGTTTAAATTCCTAAAGTCAGACCGCGGCTGTCCCACAGAACCGGGATTGATAAAGACAGTTTTCTTCTTGTTCCTCGTGCTCGGGGAATCCGCCTTGAAAAGCACCTCGAAGTAGTGGCACACATGAGAATGCGCAGTCAGTACATAATCGTACGGGGCGTATTCTTCACGCATGAGTTCTGCGGGCGTAAACTTGCCCCAATACGGGTCGCCCAAGATGCCGTGTACCAGCAGGAATTTTTTGCCGTCGATTTCCAGGGAA includes:
- a CDS encoding metallophosphoesterase, translating into ETVDMVREMDGKFVAKIWGNHEKAVMDNDTTRFATDRGRAILHYTQKHLSQESIDFINNKMNRDGTCSLEIDGKKFLLVHGILGDPYWGKFTPAELMREEYAPYDYVLTAHSHVCHYFEVLFKADSPSTRNKKKTVFINPGSVGQPRSDFRNLNRGLT
- a CDS encoding NAD(P)-dependent oxidoreductase; translated protein: MKKNLYVISGATGMTGSELSHQLLKDDNIVVGFDNFFASSIDTVKDLVGRDDFIFFEYDINNAEHMAAVADKVKSLKGSYSGRLIFINCAAVVHTKHFYEVEHTFQTNVISMKTFLEMAIELGADTYINCSTSEVYSMQSWNANGGVRESDFLVMATAEHSQRTSYAVGKLLTEFFMKDAVDKGKIKGCSIRFANVYSKHERFADHIIPHIINNLLEKPEVTLLENSKVNKRTFLHNIDSCRAVMELIESPEALDGTVYNVATEEEISIVDLVKLIAKKMGMDDVKIKFEGYRKSDPERRLLNTDKIRTRTHWKPVVTLEEGLEMCVKSIER
- a CDS encoding DUF6564 domain-containing protein, which codes for MKYLIITVAGTATRFNRDTEKETLKCLYYKDSPKFALLPQLLKNCGEYDKYIIVGGYLYSALEEYVKENLQAYGDKIKLVYNEHFKDYGSGYSLYKGIEAVKEPGDVTFVEGDLFFLKENFKKVYDSEKSVLTINREPIYSNKAVALYVSTDGRPHYLYDTNHSSLTIPEPFLAVFNSAQMWKFQSAEKLHEAVASLTEKQLQGTNLEIIQAYFNKLTREEYDVVTFDTWYNCNTVADYNIVRELME
- a CDS encoding phosphorylcholine transferase LicD, with protein sequence MTEPERIVAKGIVPPSFLQEETICDFFVDSSRKKVWAIELDILIEFDRICKKHGLKYFLMCGTLLGAIRHKGFIPWDDDIDVAMPRDDFNKLNTLQDEFKHPFFLQTPLTDKEFAGSHTCIRNTNTSAISPIIRFQKMNHGLFIDVFALDHFVPEGAEERFAEINLLNIENGTFMRLTNPELNEKNRERVKNYHRDHIADYKRIHEIASMFNDRETEKLAILTWTAEPLEQNVWDAKDFDESVDVEFEGYRFPAPAGYRNILTQLFGNYMEFPPVEKRGAQHSQYVLDPDTPYAEFLRTFKMG